The Mycolicibacterium fluoranthenivorans genome has a window encoding:
- a CDS encoding phosphotransferase family protein, producing the protein MVLHENTPPISAPGMWTDPPATAEWLEQHVAEITSPVTIQRVGIGQSNITTLVTDHVGRQWVMREPPPGDTAGKAHDVVREARILAALADTDVPVPRVVGTGTTLSGSPFLMMERMAGAPLESEADARALAPGERRKLGVAVAETLGHLHRLDPARLGIAASSSPYLVRQLRRVSAAWERVGAASRHDRDWQAVCRGLSQRLPQRSPAVIMHGDYRLSNLLVSGGRVTAVLDWELCTVGDPFADLAWLLDDWRPATEAAIVMPSPTRAGGFPDRDAMVAVYRDITGFAVDDLDYYRAFSQWRAASLLEGVRARRLAGVMGSHAAVDPTALEHSIGVLLTSAAGHLARTA; encoded by the coding sequence ATGGTTCTGCACGAGAACACCCCGCCGATATCGGCGCCCGGTATGTGGACAGATCCTCCGGCCACTGCGGAGTGGCTCGAGCAGCACGTTGCCGAGATCACCTCACCGGTGACGATCCAGAGGGTGGGAATCGGGCAGTCGAATATCACCACACTCGTGACCGACCACGTCGGACGCCAATGGGTGATGCGTGAACCGCCACCCGGCGATACCGCGGGTAAAGCGCACGATGTCGTCCGCGAGGCGCGCATCCTCGCGGCCCTCGCGGATACCGACGTGCCGGTTCCCCGGGTCGTCGGTACCGGCACGACTCTGTCCGGGTCACCGTTTCTGATGATGGAGCGGATGGCCGGCGCACCGCTGGAAAGCGAGGCCGATGCCAGGGCCTTGGCTCCCGGCGAGCGGCGCAAACTCGGCGTCGCGGTCGCGGAGACCCTGGGCCACCTGCACCGTCTGGACCCCGCGAGGTTGGGTATCGCGGCATCGAGCAGCCCCTACCTGGTCCGGCAACTGCGCCGGGTGTCTGCGGCGTGGGAGCGGGTGGGCGCCGCGAGCCGCCACGATCGAGACTGGCAGGCCGTCTGTCGTGGGCTGTCGCAACGGCTACCTCAGCGGTCACCGGCGGTCATCATGCACGGGGACTACCGGCTGTCCAATCTGCTGGTCTCCGGCGGGCGCGTCACGGCAGTGCTGGACTGGGAGTTGTGCACCGTCGGCGACCCCTTCGCCGATCTCGCGTGGCTGCTCGACGACTGGCGACCGGCCACCGAAGCCGCGATCGTGATGCCGTCACCGACGCGTGCGGGAGGCTTCCCCGATCGCGACGCCATGGTGGCGGTGTACCGGGATATCACCGGCTTTGCGGTCGATGACCTCGACTACTACCGCGCATTCTCACAATGGCGGGCCGCCAGTCTGCTCGAAGGTGTGCGAGCCCGGCGGCTCGCCGGGGTGATGGGATCCCACGCGGCCGTTGACCCGACCGCCCTCGAACACTCGATCGGCGTACTCCTGACCTCCGCGGCGGGACACCTCGCCCGTACCGCCTGA
- a CDS encoding TetR/AcrR family transcriptional regulator — protein sequence MATVASERGRVHKSATREDYMVVGLEVLADGGHLELKLAEVCSRLGVTSGSFYHFFDGWAQYRAQVIDHWKNEATLTQLQLLRGEPDPYRRIERLVDVALRLDHTAESAIRAWSRVDPDVRRVQAEVDMLRRQVVFDSARQITDDDQRAHRFADAALYLLIGYEQAAVAPDLEGLEAIFRDLLTILEGAPC from the coding sequence ATGGCAACGGTGGCGTCCGAGCGGGGGCGTGTGCACAAGTCCGCGACGCGTGAGGATTACATGGTTGTCGGATTGGAGGTGCTCGCCGACGGGGGACACCTCGAACTCAAGCTTGCAGAGGTGTGTAGCCGGCTGGGGGTGACCAGCGGTTCGTTCTACCATTTCTTCGACGGTTGGGCGCAATACCGCGCTCAGGTGATCGACCACTGGAAGAACGAAGCGACACTCACCCAGCTGCAGCTTCTGCGCGGCGAACCCGATCCGTACCGGCGCATCGAGCGACTGGTGGACGTGGCGCTGCGGTTGGACCATACCGCCGAGAGTGCCATTCGCGCCTGGAGTCGAGTCGACCCCGATGTGCGCCGAGTGCAGGCAGAAGTCGATATGTTGCGCCGACAGGTCGTCTTCGATTCCGCCCGCCAGATCACCGACGACGACCAGCGGGCACACCGCTTCGCGGACGCGGCACTGTATCTGCTCATCGGCTATGAGCAGGCTGCCGTGGCGCCGGACCTCGAAGGTCTGGAGGCGATCTTTCGGGATCTGTTGACCATTCTCGAAGGGGCGCCCTGTTGA
- a CDS encoding LLM class F420-dependent oxidoreductase — protein sequence MPLRYYGGDFAAVVDRLPEFEQAGLQRVMIAEAYSVDAVSQMGYVAAKTRHTELAFGVLPMFSRTPTNLAMTAAGIDYVSGGRCVLGIGASGPQVIEGFHGVRYDAPVERAREHVAICRKIWRREPSEYRGKHYTLPLDEASGGSGLGKPLKIIGTPVRDRIPMSLAAIGPKNVELAAEIFDEWQPILFHPERADRAFGDALRAGRNGRHDGLGDLGISVQCPLLISDDPDHTTSALNAVRANVALYVGGMGAAGKNYYNTLFARYGYEKEAAEIQRQFLSGSKSAAAEAVPEEFARAISLIGDRAQVRDRVAALHAAGVTCVLADPVADSHARRLDDMATVRGFLI from the coding sequence ATGCCCCTGCGTTACTACGGAGGTGATTTCGCGGCCGTCGTCGATAGGCTGCCCGAATTCGAGCAGGCGGGTCTGCAGCGGGTGATGATCGCCGAGGCGTACAGCGTGGACGCGGTCAGTCAGATGGGCTATGTCGCGGCCAAGACCCGTCACACCGAATTGGCCTTCGGTGTCCTGCCGATGTTTTCGCGGACACCGACCAACCTGGCCATGACCGCCGCCGGTATCGACTATGTCAGTGGTGGCCGATGCGTCTTGGGGATCGGTGCGTCAGGCCCCCAAGTCATCGAGGGCTTTCACGGGGTCAGATACGACGCGCCCGTCGAACGTGCCCGCGAACACGTCGCGATCTGCCGCAAGATCTGGCGGCGCGAGCCCAGTGAGTATCGCGGTAAGCACTACACGCTGCCGTTGGACGAGGCATCGGGCGGGTCCGGCCTGGGGAAGCCGTTGAAGATCATCGGCACACCGGTGCGGGACCGGATCCCGATGTCGCTGGCGGCGATAGGGCCGAAGAATGTCGAACTGGCCGCTGAGATCTTCGACGAGTGGCAGCCCATTCTGTTCCACCCCGAACGCGCGGACCGCGCATTCGGTGACGCCCTGCGGGCAGGGCGAAACGGTCGTCACGATGGACTCGGTGATCTCGGCATCAGCGTCCAGTGCCCGCTGCTGATCTCCGACGATCCCGACCACACCACGAGTGCGTTGAACGCCGTCCGTGCGAATGTCGCGCTGTACGTCGGCGGAATGGGGGCCGCCGGCAAGAACTACTACAACACGCTCTTCGCGCGGTACGGGTATGAGAAGGAAGCCGCCGAGATCCAAAGGCAGTTCCTGAGCGGATCGAAATCGGCAGCAGCTGAGGCTGTCCCGGAAGAGTTCGCACGCGCCATATCGTTGATCGGCGATCGGGCGCAGGTGCGGGACCGGGTCGCGGCGCTACACGCCGCCGGGGTCACCTGTGTGCTGGCTGATCCCGTTGCGGATTCACACGCGCGCAGGCTCGATGACATGGCCACTGTCCGGGGCTTCTTGATTTGA
- a CDS encoding alpha/beta hydrolase-fold protein, whose amino-acid sequence MVGVCLCSPGQAKADGIEYVQVPSAAMGRDIPVALQAGGPHAVYLLDAFNAAPGVSNWVNAGAFNTLAGKGISVAAPAGGAFSMYTNWEQDASLQWETFLSQELPDWLAANKGLAPTGHGVVGAAQGGTAALTLAEFHPDRFRYAGSMSGFLTPSNTFLNGAITAGMAQFGGVNTQDMWGPAQFGRWKWHDPDVHGQLLVDNNTRIWVFSPQTLTCSDPAAMIGYCDQAQGSNRSFYSQYRAMGGRNGHFDFPAGGQHDWSSWGPQLAAMSGDLAATIA is encoded by the coding sequence ATGGTGGGCGTCTGCCTGTGTTCTCCGGGGCAGGCGAAAGCGGACGGGATCGAGTACGTCCAGGTGCCGTCGGCGGCGATGGGCCGTGATATCCCGGTGGCCCTTCAGGCCGGTGGTCCGCACGCGGTCTACCTCCTCGACGCGTTCAACGCCGCACCCGGGGTGAGCAATTGGGTCAATGCCGGCGCGTTCAACACCCTGGCCGGTAAGGGCATCTCGGTGGCCGCCCCGGCCGGTGGTGCGTTCAGCATGTACACGAACTGGGAGCAGGACGCCAGCTTGCAGTGGGAGACGTTCCTGTCTCAGGAGCTGCCGGACTGGCTGGCCGCGAACAAGGGCCTGGCCCCGACCGGGCACGGTGTCGTGGGTGCGGCCCAGGGCGGCACGGCGGCGCTGACGCTGGCGGAGTTCCACCCGGACCGGTTCCGCTATGCGGGCTCGATGTCGGGCTTCCTGACTCCCTCGAACACGTTTCTCAATGGTGCGATCACCGCGGGTATGGCGCAGTTCGGTGGGGTCAACACCCAGGACATGTGGGGCCCGGCGCAGTTCGGGCGGTGGAAGTGGCATGACCCCGACGTGCATGGGCAGTTGTTGGTGGACAACAACACCCGGATCTGGGTGTTCAGCCCGCAGACGCTGACCTGTAGCGATCCGGCGGCGATGATCGGGTATTGCGATCAGGCGCAGGGCAGCAACCGCAGTTTCTATTCGCAGTACCGTGCCATGGGCGGCCGTAACGGGCACTTCGACTTCCCTGCCGGTGGCCAGCACGACTGGAGCAGCTGGGGCCCGCAACTGGCCGCCATGTCCGGTGACCTGGCGGCCACCATCGCCTAG
- a CDS encoding ABC transporter ATP-binding protein produces MGVAIDVTGLSKSFGSSKIWEDVTLKVPEGEVSVLLGPSGTGKSVFLKSLIGLLRPEKGSIVIDGTNILECSAKELYEIRTLFGVLFQDGALFGSMNIYDNTAFPLREHTKKSESDIRKIVMEKLELVGMPNDGHKFPGEISGGMRKRAGLARALVLDPQIILCDEPDSGLDPVRTAYLSQLLIDINAQIDATVLIVTHNINIARTVPDNIGMLFRKHLVMFGPREVLLTSEEPVVKQFLNGRRIGPIGMSEEKDEATAAAEQAMMDAGQSDGGVEEIEGVPPQLIATPGMPERKGVARRQARVREILHTLPPAAQAAILDDLDGTPAAAITL; encoded by the coding sequence ATGGGTGTCGCAATCGACGTGACTGGACTGAGTAAGTCGTTCGGGTCGTCGAAGATTTGGGAAGACGTCACGCTGAAGGTTCCCGAGGGTGAGGTCAGCGTGTTGCTGGGCCCTTCGGGTACGGGTAAGTCGGTGTTCTTGAAGTCGTTGATCGGTCTGTTGCGCCCGGAGAAGGGTTCGATCGTCATCGATGGGACCAATATCTTGGAGTGCTCGGCCAAGGAGCTCTATGAGATCCGCACCCTGTTCGGTGTGCTGTTCCAGGACGGCGCGCTGTTCGGGTCGATGAACATCTACGACAACACGGCGTTCCCGTTGCGGGAGCATACGAAGAAGTCCGAGTCTGATATCCGCAAGATCGTGATGGAGAAGCTCGAACTGGTGGGTATGCCCAACGATGGGCACAAGTTCCCCGGTGAGATCTCCGGCGGTATGCGCAAGCGTGCGGGGTTGGCGCGGGCGTTGGTGTTGGACCCGCAGATCATCTTGTGTGATGAGCCGGATTCGGGTCTGGACCCGGTGCGTACGGCGTATTTGTCGCAGTTGCTCATCGATATCAACGCCCAGATCGATGCGACGGTGTTGATCGTGACGCACAACATCAATATTGCGCGGACGGTGCCGGACAACATCGGGATGTTGTTCCGTAAGCATTTGGTGATGTTCGGTCCGCGTGAGGTGTTGTTGACCTCGGAGGAGCCGGTGGTCAAGCAGTTCCTCAATGGTCGTCGGATTGGTCCGATCGGTATGTCGGAGGAGAAGGACGAGGCGACTGCGGCGGCTGAGCAGGCGATGATGGATGCCGGTCAGAGTGATGGTGGTGTGGAGGAGATCGAGGGTGTGCCGCCGCAGTTGATTGCGACGCCGGGGATGCCTGAGCGTAAGGGTGTGGCGCGTCGTCAGGCCCGGGTGCGCGAGATCCTGCACACCCTGCCCCCGGCCGCGCAGGCCGCGATCCTCGACGATCTCGACGGCACCCCGGCCGCGGCGATCACGCTGTGA
- a CDS encoding DNA gyrase subunit A yields MTATLDVPEQNPDLVLDQSADDYWNHYQLTFALYSVSDRAIPSAFDGLKPGQRRLLYQMHDSKLLPGNKPQKSSKVCSAVTGNLHPHGGASMYGAAALMAAEFQRVKVIDGQGAFPRIQGDIPAADRYTEMRLSAPGAALTAELDDHAVPMVSTFDGEWIEPTVLPARWPVLLCNGAVGIAEGWATKVPAHNPREIMAACRALLATPKMTDDRLVKLIPGPDWGCGATVVGTAGLREYLTTGRGAFTVRGTVSVEGKNVIITELPPGVASSTVQERIRALVESGELPGVADMSDLTDRRNGLRIVVTAKRGHNAEQIREQLLALTPLESTFAASLVALDEDRVPRWWSVRELISAFLHLRDSVVVRRSEYRLEKVTARRHLVAGLMLIHLDIDAAVAVIRSSDTVDEARQGLQERFSIDAEQADYVLGLQLRRLTRLDVIELQAEAEKLDAEFLELTELVSNPDARRAVIDKELVETAKLFKGAEFDRRTVLDFEATPTVAGSDEDGARERKVNASWRLDDRGVFSDSHGDLLTSGLGWAVWTDGRVKFTTGNGLPYKIRDIPVAPDITGLVRSGVLTPGYHLALVTRRGKVLRIDPAAVNPQGAAGNGVAGVKLTAGDPGDEVIAALPLTCENGEAVLSISEKGWKVTEVADIPVKGRGGAGVTFHPFVNGEDALMAASVSPAGFVRGGKPVRAEKRAKASIKGSGRDVTPAT; encoded by the coding sequence GTGACCGCCACCCTGGACGTGCCCGAGCAGAACCCCGATCTGGTGCTCGACCAGAGCGCAGATGACTACTGGAATCACTACCAGCTGACCTTCGCGCTCTACAGCGTCAGCGACCGCGCCATCCCGTCCGCGTTCGACGGGCTCAAGCCCGGCCAACGGCGCCTGCTCTATCAGATGCACGATTCGAAGCTGCTGCCCGGTAACAAGCCGCAGAAATCCTCCAAGGTCTGCTCAGCCGTCACCGGCAACCTGCACCCGCACGGCGGCGCGTCGATGTACGGCGCCGCGGCACTGATGGCCGCCGAGTTCCAACGGGTGAAAGTCATTGACGGGCAGGGCGCATTCCCGCGCATCCAAGGTGACATTCCCGCAGCTGACCGCTATACCGAGATGCGGCTGTCGGCACCCGGTGCAGCACTGACCGCCGAACTCGACGATCACGCCGTACCGATGGTCTCGACGTTCGACGGAGAGTGGATCGAGCCGACAGTGCTGCCGGCGCGCTGGCCGGTGCTGCTGTGCAACGGTGCCGTCGGTATCGCCGAGGGCTGGGCCACCAAGGTGCCGGCGCACAACCCCCGCGAGATCATGGCCGCCTGCCGGGCGCTGCTGGCGACGCCGAAGATGACCGACGACAGGTTGGTCAAGCTCATTCCCGGCCCCGACTGGGGCTGCGGCGCCACCGTGGTCGGCACCGCCGGGTTGCGCGAATACCTCACCACCGGACGCGGCGCGTTCACCGTGCGCGGCACCGTATCCGTGGAGGGCAAGAACGTCATCATCACCGAGCTTCCGCCCGGTGTCGCCAGTTCCACTGTCCAGGAACGGATCCGGGCCTTGGTCGAGTCCGGGGAACTCCCCGGTGTGGCCGATATGTCCGATCTGACCGACCGGCGTAACGGGCTGCGGATCGTGGTCACCGCCAAACGTGGTCACAATGCCGAGCAGATCCGTGAGCAGTTGCTCGCACTGACACCGTTGGAGTCCACCTTCGCCGCCAGCCTCGTCGCTCTCGACGAGGACCGGGTACCTCGCTGGTGGTCGGTACGTGAACTGATCTCGGCATTCCTGCACCTGCGCGACTCGGTGGTGGTGCGCCGCAGCGAGTATCGCCTGGAGAAGGTCACCGCCCGTCGCCACCTCGTGGCCGGCCTGATGCTCATCCACCTCGACATCGATGCCGCGGTGGCGGTCATCCGCAGTTCCGATACCGTCGACGAGGCTCGCCAGGGCTTGCAGGAGCGCTTCTCGATCGACGCCGAGCAGGCCGATTATGTTCTGGGACTGCAGCTTCGACGGTTGACCCGACTCGACGTCATCGAACTGCAGGCCGAAGCCGAAAAACTGGATGCCGAGTTCCTCGAACTGACCGAACTGGTGTCGAACCCCGACGCGCGACGCGCGGTCATCGACAAGGAACTGGTGGAGACCGCGAAACTGTTCAAGGGAGCCGAGTTCGACCGTCGCACGGTGCTGGACTTCGAGGCCACACCGACGGTGGCGGGCTCCGATGAGGACGGGGCGCGCGAGCGGAAGGTCAATGCCTCCTGGCGTCTTGATGACCGCGGGGTGTTCTCCGACAGTCACGGTGACCTGCTCACCTCGGGCCTGGGGTGGGCGGTGTGGACCGACGGGCGCGTCAAGTTCACCACCGGCAACGGCCTGCCCTACAAGATCCGCGACATCCCCGTGGCGCCGGACATCACCGGGTTGGTGCGCTCAGGTGTGCTGACACCGGGGTATCACCTGGCGCTGGTGACCCGGCGCGGAAAGGTGTTGCGCATCGACCCCGCCGCCGTGAACCCGCAGGGTGCGGCCGGCAATGGTGTGGCCGGGGTGAAGCTGACGGCCGGTGACCCCGGCGACGAGGTCATTGCCGCGCTGCCGCTCACCTGCGAGAACGGCGAGGCTGTCCTTTCGATCTCCGAAAAGGGTTGGAAAGTCACCGAAGTCGCCGATATTCCGGTGAAGGGGCGCGGTGGCGCAGGCGTCACGTTCCACCCGTTCGTCAACGGCGAGGACGCGTTGATGGCGGCGTCGGTCTCCCCCGCCGGGTTCGTCCGAGGCGGCAAGCCGGTGCGTGCCGAGAAGCGTGCGAAGGCTTCGATCAAGGGTTCCGGCAGGGATGTGACGCCCGCGACCTAG
- a CDS encoding toprim domain-containing protein — protein MSYNAADITELDDVQHTRLRPAVNLGLDVLNTALRELVDNAVEEVADPSHGGSTVTITLHADGSVSVADDGRGLPVDSDPVTGKNGIVKTLGTARAGGKFSAHSDATSTGAGLNGIGAAAAVFISARTDVTVRRAGKTYLQSFGGGYPGTFEGKDFDPNAPFTRSDTQKLRGVGNRKPDAHGTTVRILFDSAVVPDSSVDVGEVLLRAHAAARMSPGVHLIVVDEGWPGGEIRPELIEPFHGPWGTDTLLDLMCTAAGTPVPGVRAVVEGRGEYTTGRGPTPFRWSLTAGPAEPATVAAFCNTVRTPGGGSHLTAAVKGLSEALADRASRIRDLGLAKGEDGPEPQDFAAVTALAVDTRAPDVAWDSQAKTAVSSRSLNLAMAPDVARSVTVWAANPANSDTVSLWTKLALESARARRSAEGAKARSRAASKAKGLGTNLSLPPKLLPSRETGRGSGAELFLCEGDSALGTIKAARDATFQAAFPLKGKPPNVYGFTLSKARVKDEFDSIERILGCGVRDHCDPELCRYDRILFASDADPDGGNINSSLISMFLDFYRPLVEAGMVYVTLPPLFVVKDGTQRIYCQDESERDAAVAQLKATSKRKVEVQRNKGLGEMDADDFWNTVLDPQRRTVIRVHLDDGESKLHHTLFGGPPEGRRTWMADIASRVDTSALDLT, from the coding sequence GTGAGTTACAACGCCGCAGACATCACCGAGCTCGACGATGTCCAGCACACCCGCCTGCGGCCGGCGGTGAACCTCGGCCTGGATGTTCTCAACACGGCCCTGCGCGAGTTGGTGGACAACGCGGTCGAAGAGGTCGCCGACCCCAGCCACGGCGGCTCGACCGTCACCATCACCCTGCACGCCGACGGATCGGTCAGTGTCGCCGATGACGGCCGTGGCCTGCCCGTCGACTCCGACCCCGTCACCGGGAAGAACGGCATCGTCAAGACACTGGGCACCGCGCGGGCCGGCGGCAAGTTCTCCGCCCATTCCGACGCGACCAGCACGGGTGCCGGACTCAACGGGATCGGCGCCGCGGCGGCGGTGTTCATCTCCGCACGCACCGATGTGACGGTGCGCCGGGCCGGAAAGACCTACCTGCAGAGTTTCGGCGGCGGCTACCCCGGCACCTTCGAAGGCAAGGACTTCGACCCGAACGCCCCGTTCACCCGCTCCGACACGCAGAAACTGCGCGGCGTGGGTAACCGTAAGCCGGATGCCCACGGCACCACCGTGCGCATCCTGTTCGACTCGGCCGTGGTGCCCGATTCCAGCGTGGATGTCGGTGAGGTGCTGTTGCGGGCGCACGCCGCGGCGCGGATGTCGCCAGGTGTGCACCTGATCGTGGTCGACGAGGGGTGGCCGGGCGGAGAGATCCGGCCCGAGCTGATCGAGCCCTTCCACGGTCCGTGGGGCACCGATACCCTACTGGACCTCATGTGCACCGCCGCCGGCACTCCCGTACCCGGCGTGCGCGCCGTGGTAGAGGGCCGCGGTGAGTACACCACCGGCCGCGGGCCGACCCCGTTTCGCTGGTCGCTGACCGCAGGCCCGGCCGAACCTGCCACCGTCGCCGCGTTCTGCAATACCGTGCGGACCCCGGGTGGGGGGTCCCACCTGACGGCCGCCGTGAAGGGGCTGTCCGAAGCCCTGGCCGATCGCGCTTCCCGGATCCGCGACCTCGGCCTGGCCAAAGGCGAGGACGGTCCGGAGCCGCAGGATTTCGCGGCGGTCACCGCACTGGCCGTCGACACCCGCGCCCCCGATGTGGCATGGGACTCCCAAGCCAAGACGGCGGTGTCCTCGCGGTCGCTGAACCTGGCGATGGCCCCGGATGTGGCGCGCAGCGTCACCGTATGGGCGGCCAACCCCGCCAACAGCGACACCGTGTCGTTGTGGACGAAACTGGCGCTGGAATCGGCGCGAGCGCGGCGCAGCGCCGAAGGCGCCAAGGCCCGGTCCCGCGCGGCATCCAAGGCCAAGGGCCTGGGCACCAACCTGTCGCTGCCACCGAAGCTGCTGCCCAGCAGGGAGACCGGCCGCGGATCCGGTGCCGAGTTGTTCTTGTGCGAGGGCGATTCGGCCCTGGGCACCATCAAGGCGGCGCGCGACGCCACCTTCCAGGCGGCCTTCCCCCTGAAAGGCAAGCCGCCCAACGTCTATGGGTTCACGCTGAGCAAGGCACGGGTCAAAGACGAGTTCGATTCCATCGAACGCATCCTGGGCTGCGGCGTGCGTGACCACTGCGATCCGGAACTGTGCCGCTACGACCGCATCCTGTTCGCCTCCGACGCCGACCCCGACGGCGGCAATATCAACTCCAGCCTCATCTCGATGTTCCTGGACTTCTACCGCCCACTCGTCGAAGCGGGCATGGTCTACGTGACGCTGCCGCCGCTGTTCGTCGTCAAGGACGGCACGCAGCGGATCTACTGCCAGGACGAATCCGAGCGCGATGCCGCGGTGGCCCAACTGAAAGCCACCTCCAAACGCAAGGTCGAAGTACAACGAAACAAAGGTCTCGGCGAGATGGATGCCGACGACTTCTGGAACACCGTGCTGGATCCGCAGCGGCGCACCGTCATTCGAGTGCATCTCGACGACGGCGAATCCAAGCTGCACCACACTTTGTTCGGCGGGCCGCCGGAAGGCAGGCGGACGTGGATGGCCGATATCGCCTCCCGCGTCGACACCTCTGCTCTTGACCTGACGTAG
- the speB gene encoding agmatinase, translating to MTDPIGPVDATRRPRYTEPGTFARLPRIDQVDSADVSIVGIPFDSGVSYRPGARFGPGHVRASSKLLRPYNPAVGIEPFAVQQVADCGDIAVNPFDIAEAIETIDTAVTDLRKDGSKVLTIGGDHTIALPILRSLARDHGPIGVLHFDAHLDTWDTYFGAPFTHGTPFRRASEEGLIDMERSQHIGIRGPLYSKHDLEDDAVLGFQVIRSDDYEFDGVASIVERMRKRLSGGPVYVSVDIDVLDPAHAPGTGTPEAGGMTSRELLNTLRGLVGLEVVGADIVEVAPAYDHAEITGIAAAHVGYELLSVLAANRG from the coding sequence ATGACCGATCCGATCGGTCCGGTGGATGCCACGCGCCGGCCCCGCTACACCGAACCCGGCACCTTTGCGCGACTGCCGCGCATCGACCAGGTCGACAGCGCCGATGTGAGCATCGTGGGCATCCCGTTCGACAGCGGGGTGTCCTACCGGCCCGGGGCCCGCTTCGGACCCGGTCATGTCCGCGCCTCGTCGAAACTGCTGCGGCCGTACAACCCCGCGGTCGGGATCGAACCGTTCGCGGTTCAGCAGGTCGCCGACTGCGGGGATATCGCGGTGAATCCGTTCGACATCGCCGAGGCGATCGAGACCATCGACACCGCCGTGACCGATCTGCGCAAGGACGGCTCGAAGGTGCTGACCATCGGCGGCGACCACACCATCGCCCTGCCCATCCTGCGGTCCCTGGCCCGCGATCACGGCCCCATCGGCGTGCTGCATTTCGATGCCCACCTGGACACCTGGGATACCTACTTCGGGGCACCGTTCACCCACGGCACGCCGTTCCGCCGGGCCAGCGAGGAGGGTCTGATCGATATGGAACGGTCCCAGCACATCGGCATTCGCGGTCCACTGTACAGCAAGCACGACCTCGAGGACGACGCGGTGCTCGGATTCCAGGTGATCCGCTCCGACGACTACGAATTCGACGGCGTGGCATCGATCGTCGAGCGGATGCGCAAGCGCCTCTCCGGCGGCCCGGTCTACGTCTCGGTCGACATCGACGTGCTCGACCCCGCACACGCGCCGGGTACGGGCACCCCCGAAGCGGGCGGCATGACGTCGCGGGAACTACTGAACACGCTGCGTGGGCTGGTCGGGCTGGAGGTGGTCGGGGCCGACATCGTCGAGGTGGCGCCCGCCTACGACCATGCCGAGATCACCGGCATCGCCGCAGCGCACGTCGGTTACGAACTGCTCTCGGTGCTCGCGGCCAATCGGGGTTGA